TTGAAGGAGACAGAGCTGAGGCTTGGCCTCCCTGGTTGCGAGTCTCCAGAGAGAAAATCAGGTTCTACACTCTGTCTTTTtgccaattagtttttttcaaAGGCTAATAGTATTTTTCATTAGTTTCTTTACCTTGACTGCCACTCGCTAATAGTTAGTTTTTTTAACCAATCGATCAAAATAGTTAGTTTCTTTTAGCCATTATCCTTGTTTTCTATATATGTTACATCTACAGTTCTAAACTAGTTTCCGCCTCCAAATTGACTTGTCAATACTCTTGTACTTTGAAAAGTGCGTCTGAGTAGCCATTTCTTCAATGGTAAAAAGGTTAATTTGTTAGACCAAGCACTACTACTGAGGTCTATGTTAATTGTGATTTTTGAAGTTCCGTATAGAAGAAGTATGGAATCTTGGGCATAGATGTAGCTAAATTCACTGGTACTGCATAATTTGCTGATATAGGGTTTGCCAAGTTGTGTTTTAAGAGGCAAGTGTGAACCTAAAAGTGAAGTTTGGAAGATATATGCATTATCCTGCCTATTGCTCAAAAGTTGAACCCTTGTGCTAGCTGTCCAAATTAGTTTTTCTGTGTAAAATGGCCTTAGGAGCTGCATTAACATATTAGTACCCATGTCATGTAAGAGTTCATATTTTCAGCCATGGAGTGGGAATGTAATTTGCATGGATGGTGATTTCTCAAGACATGAGAACAACATGCAAAGATACAGTGACAAGACTTTAGCTACTGcctatgaagctttgcttcAGAAATTCTCAAAGTTGGATGAAGATCCTATCCTAGGAATGCTTAATTGTAAACTTCATGTGAACTTAAGAAAAAGTGTTAGAGAAGCAATCTCATCTCTGCAGTAAATTCCTTTGAATccttaaatgtttttttcccATACTACATATCTTTGCAGCTGAAATAATCTGACAAGTTAATTACCATTATACTCCCTAATGAAAAATTTGTCTCGAGGGATTGCCATCATAATCTTCATAAAATGTCTTTTGAATGGTTGTCCTAGTGTGAATGTGCAGCAATCAAATATCTCATGAAGTACTAGTTTCATCAATGCACTTTTTCCATATTTGTTCATTTGTCAAATTCATTTAGAATTTATTTAGAATACACTAACAGTGTGAAGATTTTTTACACTATCATCCTATCATAGATTGCcatgtatgataagtttattgactttgataataattatcttaaaagtcatacctattattttttattggttaatctTTACACTAATAATGTACGAAAACCCATTgatttatatagaaaaaaataaaagaatatttataagggatcatttaaatttttaggacAAAAGCATAATGTACTTGAATGGTCTGCAAGGCAAAAGATCGCAGTTGGAGCAGCTCATGGCTTGAGATACCAAAATTCTCAGGTTGGAAAATTAATTCACATGCATTTTGcctttctaattaaatttttcttaatctgttgtaatttttattaaaatttgttttagaattcaattttcttaatctgttgtaattaatagtaaaatttattttcttaatctgttgtaattaatattaaaatttaatttaataattaatatttaaatgatagattaaatataaataatacataaacctattttttttatttaatctatcatgtaaatatttatttattaaataaattttaccattaatattaattacaatcatgctagtatctattatttttaattatttatattttttctgatgggatatcaactaaaaaaaatatcaataattaaaaataatatttaattcaagaaCGGTGCTTACATCAACAAGAAAGTAAGCATTTTAAGACGGTGCTTATCTTAgtaccgtctttgaatgtttaCTTTCAAATACGGTGCTTACATCAACAACGTCTTAGCATGTTTACTTTCGAAGATGGTGCTTACCTTagcaccgtctttgaaagttgttcactttctaagacggtgttTTGGGACCCGTCGTTGAAATTTTTAAGTTACGACGACATCACATTCTACGACGGTCAAAAAACATCGTTGTATCCTCTATTTGATCCTCGTAGaagcacttttttttattgtagtgTAGGGACTTTATGCCTATTTATATAGATGAGATTCTATCCATCATAAAACTAATTCCATAATATCAGGATGCAAATATATTCTCAAtaactttataaataaaattgaaatgttaTTACTAAATTTGACcaagtcaagattaagaaaacagaaaaagtgggtgaaaaaaattaaaaccactttaattttttaatttcaaaactaaCAGTAACCTCTCATTTTTATTACTATTCATAACATATCtatattttcattctctttcttaAGAACAAAACACTGACCATTCCCTCCTCTCCCTTTCCCTTTTCTTAAACCAAACTAAATAAAAGGAATtctcctttcattttttttttcattccctCCTTTCATTTAAATGCATTTTAAGAATATCTcatttgtaaaaagaaaaaaaaatgcattggcAGGGTTATTTTATGGCTTGAGCTGGGAGACAGGTATTAGAAAAAGGGGTAGTGCTCGCTCCCACTAGTCAGCCTACTGCCTCGGTTCTCACGGCACTCTTATTATCTTGTTAGTAATTTGTTCACCAACCAAAAAtggtagagagagagagagaaagaaagaaagaaaaaaaaacccgcTAGTTTTCCACATAGATTCAATGATCGGTATTGCCCTGCTTCTTTTGCTTCTAGAAACTTTGTTAACATTTCAATTTTAGACTAAACGGAACGAAATTGATTAGACCTTataaatatcaacatcatctGGTTTTTAATTTCGTTTCTTGGATGAAGTTTGGTTGGTGAGTTACTGACCCCATATAACGAAATTATCTTTGTCTCTCACGTTCAAATTTGTAGAAGAGGCGACTTTCAATAAATAACTCAATCAATTACTTTtccaatattttataatatgaaaacgttacataattttgataataaaatttgtatatatatatatatatatatatatgaaaaaattataagaatcacGCGTCcttttttaaatctaaataaatttcataaaagatCTTTCAAAGGCCACTATATTATCCAAATTGGTCTAATGGTGGTATTTTAAATAGTTCAGATAAggttttaagtttaaaaaaatgttgaaaaaaagCCACCGTATTTCTTTGTCTTCCTTCTCACTGTAATTATGGATATCTTAAtaaattcttctatttttacaCAGCATCCTTCTCACCACTCTCACTTTTCTAATTCATCTGCATTAAAGCCTATTAAAAAGATTATCCTTTAGAagctaatatatattttctatattttatttaaatctgGTTTGAAAAGAAGTCTAAACATAGATTTTTGAAAGGTACATCTGCCTGTTAAGGCAGCGATGCCTACATTGTGCCCTTCGCGTGTATTTCAGACTATCTTTGCCCTAAAGTGATCATAAGGCCGGTCAACTTAGAAGTTGGAAACATATTAACATTACATTAATATAAGACAACCTTCACAGGCAAAATTCAAACCATTGACAAAAGGTACAtcacaatttaattaataatgtgaaACATGGATGACccataaacaaaaagaaaatgcaaaaacTTATATACCACATTTCCATAGCTTTTTTCCTGCTAGAACATAAAAATAGTTCCATGTGGTATAACAAGGTTTAAGAGAtgagaaaataacaaataatgcttataaagagaaaaaagaggtaTGCAAATAATTGCacttataattttgtaaaaataaaaataaagaaagagtgCAACAAGAAACTGCTCCATGTCAGATGCATGTATATATGGCTGGACAGTGAGGCAACAAAGGTCACAAGGAGTGGACTCCAAAAAGttgtaagaaaaattaaaaatgttagccCATAGTATATACAACATAAAATTGATTCCAGTCTAAGAAAGACAAGAAGAACAAACCTTATTCTCCTATTCTGGCAATACTAAATTTCAGGAATTTtctatacaaataaataaatatatacctTTCTTTTCTGCCACACACACTATAAAAATAGTACAATGGATAGTCTCGGAATCATGTTTATCCCCtcagtttttatattaataattctcattccctctctctctctctcctataATTCTGACTTGGGGTTGTAATTAAAGAGTGGAGGTTACCCCAATCAatcaaaaagctcaaagaaGCAACACCAAAACCAAAAGGGCAACATGGGCAGGGCTCCTTGCTGCGACAAAGCAAACGTGAAGAAAGGTCCATGGTCACCAGAAGAAGATGCTAAACTCAAATCCTACATAGAAAAACATGGCACTGGTGGTAACTGGATTGCTTTGCCTCAAAAAATAGGTATACATATTATACTACACACACACTACTTTCATTGAAACCCTATTTATGAATTTGGGTTTTCCTTGATTCATTATTCGCATATATATCTTCCTTTCATTGACTATCTATGTGTAATTAGGAGCCAAGGACTCATTACTAAAGAAAATTTCTGCATCCAGAgacttcaaaatttccttttgatCAAATACagtatcaaaattattatagtattatttttcaatcaaaattagCATTTGGTTTCGGTGATTCTCATTAATTTAACAAGCCATTATGATCAACATGAAATACTAGTTTTGATGGAAGATTATTTTGTCTTAcgattatattaattttgtgaatCAGGCCTTAAGCGTTGTGGCAAGAGTTGTCGTCTTAGGTGGCTAAACTATCTTCGCCCTAATCTCAAACATGGTGGTTTCTCCGAAGAAGAAGACAACATTATTTGCAGCCTCTATGTCAGTATTGGAAGCAGGTTTGTACACACATATATACTTGTTCAGTTCAGTCCTAGCTAAATTTACCAGTTAATTAAGACTGTGATGTTATAACACATGTTGCTAGTTACAGTGCGTCTCTGGTTTCACGTTGTTTCAGATACAGTTTTTCATgtttattaaaaagttaatagttataacttttatatCTCAAACATGACTTCTTATTTCTTTACGAGTTTCTAAACACACTATGATAGACAATACATGTTGTCATCACAGGTGGTCGGTGATTGCAGCTCAATTGCCGGGAAGAACCGACAATGACATAAAGAACTACTGGAACACGAGGCTGAAAAAGAAGCTTCTGGGGAAGCACCGAAGAGAGCCACGTAATAGAGGGAATTACAACAGTGTTAAGCAAGAGATTGATGTTAATAGAGGGAGTAGTAATGATGGTGATTCTTCCTCCTTATCCTTGCTTCAGGAAAATGGCAACActactcaacaacaacaacaaccatgtTGGCCACAGAATATTAATAACATGCCTGTGCTACCACTACAAGTACCTTTGCCATACACAAACCAAGGTCCATGTTTCAATGACCAAGATTCCATAAAAAAACTCCTTATCAAACTTGGAGGAAGATTTTCAGGTGATTATTACCATCCTACCCTCGATGGGTTGAACCTTGAATTCTCATCAGATGGGCAACAAATTTATCAAGAACAAGTTCATGTTGGCTCTTCTTCAGCTGCTGCTGCTTGCATTAGTTCCACAATTAACAACAACAATGAGGTGCAATTTGCACAAACTGATCAGTACTCTGGAGTTCATAACTTGGTGCAAGGGCAAGGTGGTAATTTTACTCCGTCGTTTGAGGAAATGGTATCTTCTTCTAATTATCCAGATGGGTTGGAGTTCTTGTATAATGAGGATATGATCGACCACAGGATAATAGAATCTCCTACTACTACTGTTACTGCTACTATTACCACAAATTGGGGCGAAACTAGCACTCCCCTTTATCACCATCATAATTCAATTGCTTCCAATTACCAAAGTCAAGGTGTGACACAGGAATGTGCTTTGCAATATTTTAGCTACCCCGGGGCACAATAACATGATCTTgtacattgttatttttattattattaattaacagCTGCTACTAGCCATTTGTCACAAGGGGAGGGGGTAATTGATTATTATAGACAATAAAATTAGTtagatatatatgatatatataactAGCTATGTGTAGCTATATTAGTTTATGCTTAATTAGTCTTTCACATAAcagctagatttttttttacggtcataatagctagtgttgAATGTTGATCATGATCTGCTAGCTGGTAGCAGTGTAGTTTCTTCCAACTATTGTTTTGTGTATTAATTTGGCTATCATTTAAATATCTTTCGTGTTCTAACGGATATGTGatatgatttatgatttatcATGTGCATGTACTTAGAAGACCAGTCAAACTCTATGCAATCGCGGTAAAGGGCACTAATTAAGTATGGTGCCATATAGACTGCGGTCAGCACTGAATAATGTGGTTGTGTGTACATGTATGTCtcttagaaaaaaagaagatagcttttaccattttttttcattacattATGCATCTCAGTTCACATTTCTCTCTCTACTTTATTATTTcccttatatttttaaatggaGTCACTCCTACATgcctaaaatatatatacatgaaaTATATCTGTTATTTATGGTGAGCGAGTTGTCTTGTAGATGGAACTGAGCATTGATCGCATAAACATGTTTAAATAGGGTGCATTTTGTTTACTCCCTATATAAGAAAGGTACTCTAGTTAGCTATAGGGCCTCTTATATAGTTTCATAACTAtacaaaaatattgatttgtAAATTACGTGACTCTGCTAACATCCTTTTGAAGTATGATTTCAGAATTGATACACTATACCTTTTTTTTAGATATGATAGACTATAGCTGTTCCATCTTCTTTtggtgtataaaaaaataacattaattactaGCTAGATTTagattgtaattaattaactttgtgGGAAGATGTTGAATCTTAGTAAGAGATTTCAAGTTGGAGTTCCTGAATGCAAAtgcatgtgttaaaaaaaattagagaaatttGCTATCTACTCTACTCAACTTGACTCAGATCAAACGGAGGACAATATAAATTCCATTCCGTTTTTAGACAAAACTTTTCAATATTAATATAGATGAGTACTGTTGTGTATCCTAAGCTAAGTGAATCTATCATCACTAGTCAGGATCACAGTAAtacttaaaataaatgtaaGTTAATTCCTCTTCAACAGTAATCTAACGTGCATacatcatatatcatatatataatatgaaactGAAACATTGATTATTGGAAAGCCAGactttaaatttgatttaaaattttcctttgtttcgcttcatgtgttacttttttttcttttttcttttttttcatgtcaCTCTAGCTAGGTCGATAAGACTGATAGGCcctatatattaattagttgaAACTTTTAGAAACGGGTTTTGTCAAAACAGCGAAAAGTCATGGTCCAGAGTTCTTTCTTATTCGAAGAAAGCATTTAATAACGTCATCCTGTGTAATAGGATCGGTGGAAGTACATGAATAAAGCATCAATTTGTTTATGAAGTTTTGTCTTTTCTCCTAgataattcttaaaataatgaaatgacataaatggttcttttttttttacagaaacatAAATGCTTCTTAAGATACTAAAAATTTGTCAATTTAGTCTCTATGTTGTGAGACTGATTAATATGAAACAAATTCAATACTTGAAAGATTATAtagcatgatttttttttaatgttgtgacactaatatgaaaaaaaaaaatctaatacttTAAAGATTATATAGcatgatttctttttttgacaTCATATATAGCTTGATTTATACTACTTTAAGAATTACTTATATAATTGTATTACTTTAAGAACTAGTAGAGAGAAGTTAATATTTTAGTGACCAAATTAAtgctttattcttattttttctttatttttttattacatcacTTATTATGTCTAATTCATCCGAAAATGGATTTATCCCTAAAAATCAATCTTAAGATCTAGCATTAATTAAAGTCTAATTTAGATATCAAATCACATTTCCTTTATTAAATACTATATCATTTCTCAACAACCATAAATTAAGACCAAACAATCCATGCtaaattaagaaacaaaatttCCTCCATTTATTTCCTACCGTCTGCTGACCgccaaattggaaaaaaaaacaacaacaaagtatCCCTAAAGATAAAGGCAACACAAAAAAGAAACCAATTCACGCAAAACCCTTAACCCAATTCGTCTAATATGATTttcaaagaattaaaaacataagaaaataaatatgatgctgCCAATCATGAGATTGTTTTTTCCCCATTAGAATTAGAATAGTCGACGATACCCTGTTGgattatcttttaattatagttattcaataataataattttcgtCTTTgcagataaaaaagaaaaataataattgataatacTTTGTAAAGATAAATGAACattccattattattatttatatacatatatgtttaatataatcttatttattaaaaagtaatggaaaattatattaaacataaattttcttactgaaaaataatataattattgccCAAATAACATCTCCTTTTCAAATGGCATTGTCTAAACACTTGCAACGGGAACATTTACCgtagttacaaaaaaaataaataaaaaaaatacaacagcAACATTGGCCATCATTTCTAGAAACACACGTTATAAGTACTCCAAATAAGGTAAATGCCTcacgtattttatttttatgtttttgtttccacccagaaaaaaaaggaaatatcaaCTATATACGTATATTATGATTCGATTTTGTGGCTCATATTAATCCGGTAATCCCACTAGATCCAAATTTACATGCCTATAGTAATTATACAGAACGTTAACAATAAAGAGTCAGATTTGGTCCaaacataaaacaactaaaatttacGTTTTAGGtcatcagaaaaaaaaagttattttttattaatatttataaaataaagaaaatctcatacattaataaaaaaaatcacatgttttaatataaaaaattcaacatatttaaagtaaaaaaatttcttttaggccTTATTTATTATTGAGTCAGACCTATAAAGACCAAAAACTTTTGACTTAATGCATGTTTGGTTGTgattaatttagaaaaataattacttgtttctaaaaacatattttaaaaaattaacaaattgataaatataagtTGAATCAAACATTTCATGCATCTATACTATGAAACCGGAGAGGTTagagattcaaattcaaaatttagtagataattaattcatatataatGTTCAGTAATATTTACTATTTGGGGAAATTCCGAGCCAGTACCTTCAAATCAaagcaatatatataattatatcatatgtaccaatttaaatatcaatatttgGAGAAAAAGCATAGAAAAGTTACCCCCTCCCCCGGGGCATGATATATGTACATTTATCTTCCAACATTTGGTTTCCATCAATATCACAAATTAACGAAAGACAGCTTTGCATGGCTTAAAGTATTGTTGTTAATTGCCACACCTTTAACCTTTAACATTATTGTCAAAACTAACAGCaattatgaaaattttcatGAATTAAATATTACATTCAAATATCATTTTGAATTTCTACCATGGGGTTGTCAGTAGTTCTGGTCAAATGTAGTTGGCATGCATCCTAACGACAAGTTTGATTAAATCTCAGTTCCACCCAATATATGTCATGCTATGTTATTTGCTTAAATTATTTAGACATTAATGGACCAAAGTCCTCTTACGGTCTTCAATGctagaatttttatttagaaTAGAATGCAATGTGTTACGGCATGTATGTAAgctgataatttattattacatattttaCGATATTATTTTTGTCATGTCATGATCAAAGAAATCGTCATAAATTagtttcacttttaaaaaaaaaatggaatagaAGTTTGTTTAAATCATCATCACATCTACATGCAAAAAAGAAGGGACATATATGAATATAAATACTACATATACATACCTAGCGAATACCTCTCAAATTTCTGACGATTTTCACACGATACCTGGTTTTCAACTTCAAGATTAAGTgcgaaaaacaaagaaaagatcaAACGGAGATAGATTATTTAGGTTTACATTATCACATCCATGCAAGTTTCCAAACCTACAAATGTGTAGTATATAGACCTCCTCCCTTTTTCGACTTGCTTGTTCAAGAGATCAACTTAGTACTTGTTATTATAAGATAATATGTTGACAGTGTATATGTAATTGATTGTAGTTGTAATATTTTAGATGAATTTTAGTTGACTATGTAGATATTCTGGTAAGCCATGGTCATTATTTGTTAGGGTTGGTTGACACTTGAAATAATTTGACTctggatatatatataaaatcattttttttctacagtTTCAAACTTTGGCCACTATAGCTGATTCCATTCTTGATGTATAATTGAACCAAATATGTGTataattatgatatattaattaacaaataaaattaggtTGGCCTTAATACTTTAGCTTGCAACATATCTTATGATTTTATCACTTGTCAAATATTAAATCAAGAAAATAAGTGTATGTATCTGAACCATTTGCAGCGACTATTAATGAAAGAAGGCATGGATTTCTTTAACTCCATCATGAGTCATGATTCATAAGAAAAACTCAAAAGAATAGGGGTTTTCTTCTTATTAACACGCGTGCACATGCAAATTCACTATAGCCATCAGTAATTTAATGTGAATGGTTAATTAGTTTAAAGACTAGATAAACCATGTTACTTACGTACATATGGCGGCTCAACAAATTGAAAGCCGCCAGATAGGGCAAAACAAAAACTTCTAAGGCTAATccatgaataataataaattaatattaagaaaaaagttaGCTAAAGTATTTAAGTTTAAGTGTGAATAGTTTTGCTCTGTAAAGTGAAAGGGAATATCCCGAAGCCAGAACAAACGGGAGAGAACAATCCTACTACATAAAACCAAAGACATAAAAACTTGACTTGTGAGTTAGCGCATGAAAttatataatgataattaaGCCGcgaaatagtaataaattagtTTGGTCAGTGATTGAAGCCCTGACAAGTGACAACAGCCAAACGACAGCTTCTCTCATGgtcctttattttattagaaaaaatatttttttaatccatgtGCTTTCAATCGTGATCAAGATGTCTATATTTTCATATcaatgaatttgattttcaaaatttaaaaaacatacaaTTTAATTCATCTTCTATAAAATTCATCATGTTTTCTTAAAGTTTGAAAAGACTAATTTCattgtttttaaaagtttaaaggaCATATTTATcgacataaaaatataagaacttgAAAAGTATAagactaaaaatacatttttttttctattatttattggTTTGATTGAGGGGTTTTACATGCAGTTATTAGTAGTGTGTGAGAAATGATTTAATtatctttatcattttcttatttgagATTTGATACGCTCATTTATGTAAATTTGAATCCGACTCGATAATATATAAAGGAAACATTTCTGGTGTCGTTTTTAATTCATTTGTctacataatatatattatataagctGATGTCAAGGCTACAAGTTAGGCTAGAGTTTAAGAGAGTCTTTGACCAATTTACAATTCAATATTACCTAACGTAATATGGAAGATATTTACCAAGTATAAAAGGTTTTCATTAATTACATATATTCTATCACACTCCCGCAAATAAAACAGGAGGTTCTTGTATGCTAAAATTGTCCCTAAAATCTTGAAATAACACTAAAGGAAGTCCTTTTGTGAAAAAATCTGCAATTTGATAGCGCGAGGGGACATATATAGGACACATACTTGCCCACGAACAACTTTCTCGCTAACAAAGTGAATATCCATCTTGATGTGTGTAGTGCGTTGATGTTGAACTGCATTTCTAGAAAGGTATATTGCACTAACATTATCACAGTAAACCAGTGTAGCCTTATGGATAGGACAATGTAACTCGAGAAAAAGATTGTGTAACCAAGATGACTTAGAAACCACATTAACAGCGCCTCGGTATTCTGCTTCAGCACTAGAGCGAGAAAATGTGGCTTGACATTTGGAAGACCATGAGAGCAAATTATCTCCAAGAAACACACAATAACCGGAAGTGGATCTCCCAGTGTCTGCACATCCACCCCATTCTGCATATGTATAAGAAATCCAAGAGTTTATTGAAGAAGGATAAAGATGCAGGACATGATGTAGTGCACCCTGAATGTAGCGCAGGATGCGCCTTAGAGCTTACATATGTTCATCCATCAGATTTTGCATAAATAAACAGATCTGTTGTACCACATAAGTGATATTAGGTCTTGTGAAAGTGAGATATTGTAAAGCTCCTACAAGGTTGTAG
This region of Glycine soja cultivar W05 chromosome 17, ASM419377v2, whole genome shotgun sequence genomic DNA includes:
- the LOC114392773 gene encoding transcription factor RAX3-like, whose amino-acid sequence is MGRAPCCDKANVKKGPWSPEEDAKLKSYIEKHGTGGNWIALPQKIGLKRCGKSCRLRWLNYLRPNLKHGGFSEEEDNIICSLYVSIGSRWSVIAAQLPGRTDNDIKNYWNTRLKKKLLGKHRREPRNRGNYNSVKQEIDVNRGSSNDGDSSSLSLLQENGNTTQQQQQPCWPQNINNMPVLPLQVPLPYTNQGPCFNDQDSIKKLLIKLGGRFSGDYYHPTLDGLNLEFSSDGQQIYQEQVHVGSSSAAAACISSTINNNNEVQFAQTDQYSGVHNLVQGQGGNFTPSFEEMVSSSNYPDGLEFLYNEDMIDHRIIESPTTTVTATITTNWGETSTPLYHHHNSIASNYQSQGVTQECALQYFSYPGAQ